Genomic DNA from uncultured Desulfuromusa sp.:
CATAGCGGCTCTAAAATTGTTTTTGTCTCTGATCGGTTGCAATACGAAAAACTGCTGGCTGTCCGAGATCAGATCCCCCAAGTTGAAATGGTGATCTCTTTTGAACGCTTTCTGGGTGAGCGTAACCTGCCGGTTCACACCCTGTACCAGCTCTCGGAAATTTCTTACCCCATCCAGGAGAAAGAAAAACAACAGATTGAAAAACAAATAGAGCTGATTAAGCCTGAAGACCTCATCACTGTCATTTATACCTCAGGAACGACAGGTATTCCCAAAGGAGTCATGCTGACTCAGCACAATATGGCAAACAATGCCTGGGATGGGATCCAACTGGCAGGCAAAGAATCCATGACCGGAACGTTTCTAAGCTTTCTCCCTCTGAGTCATGTTCTGGAACGAACAGCCGGTTACTATGCCGTGTTGATGGGTGGAGGACATATCGCCTTTGCCGAAGAAGTAAATAAGGTGGTTGAAAATATTCTTGAGGTCAAACCGACGGCCATGATCAGCGTGCCGCGTTTATTTGAAAAAATCTATTCCCGAATCTATGAAAATGTCCATTTGATGAGTCCGGCCAAACGGCAGCTGTTTCATAATGCCATCACTGTCGGACACGCATATATCTATCAGAAGTATATAAAGCGCGAGCCCCTCGGATTACTCGGGCTAAAATATAAAATTTATGATCGGTTGGTTTTTCGGAAAATCCGTACCCGCTTTGGCGGTAATCTGCAATTCTTTATTTCAGGTGGCGCCCCGCTGGACAAAACCATCAACGAATTCATGTGGATTATCGGTATTCCTGTTTTTGAAGGCTATGGATTAACAGAGACCAGCCCCGCAATTGCTTTGAACAGTTTAGATGAAAACCGCTTTGGATCTGTAGGTAAGCCTCTGGGAGATGCGAAGTTTAAATTGTCTGAAGACGGCGAATTGCTGGTCAAAGGGTCAGCAGTCATGCGAGGCTATTATCAGGATGAAAAAGCGACCGCAGAAGCTTTTGTAAACGGTTGGTTTAAAACCGGCGATATCGCTCACATCGATGACGAAGGCTATGTCTACATAGTTGACCGGAAAAAAGAAATTATTGTTACTGCCGGAGG
This window encodes:
- a CDS encoding long-chain fatty acid--CoA ligase gives rise to the protein MTQTTVEKLPYQSIPQMLQVNAEQYADRPAISFKKSGAYITLNYQQFYSRILMTARGLRKAGMQPGDRVAIFSENRAGWVIADIGIQSAQGVSVPIYATNTGVQAAYVINHSGSKIVFVSDRLQYEKLLAVRDQIPQVEMVISFERFLGERNLPVHTLYQLSEISYPIQEKEKQQIEKQIELIKPEDLITVIYTSGTTGIPKGVMLTQHNMANNAWDGIQLAGKESMTGTFLSFLPLSHVLERTAGYYAVLMGGGHIAFAEEVNKVVENILEVKPTAMISVPRLFEKIYSRIYENVHLMSPAKRQLFHNAITVGHAYIYQKYIKREPLGLLGLKYKIYDRLVFRKIRTRFGGNLQFFISGGAPLDKTINEFMWIIGIPVFEGYGLTETSPAIALNSLDENRFGSVGKPLGDAKFKLSEDGELLVKGSAVMRGYYQDEKATAEAFVNGWFKTGDIAHIDDEGYVYIVDRKKEIIVTAGGKNIAPQPMENTLKLDKYVSQAYIHGDKKPYLIAILTPNLERLIEFGHEKHINYLSVDDLVANERVQQLFAERIEHFNKTLPPYQTIKKFILLPREFSTEGGELTPTMKLKRKEIYNTYKDKIELLYRHNGEGQSAQPQSENGGKNEAN